The DNA region taattttttcaaaGATATTCGACTTTATAATTATAGCATTTTCACTTTCTTTAGGTTTGCATCACTCTTTCAACTTTTTGTAGAACTTTATATCCAGGCTAATCGAATCgacacatatacatatgcacattttatttaagtttaacaaaggtttcctctttttttttttggtttgggaaaaattcaaaatgtatcATTTTGAATGCCATGCACTTTTCACAGTTTCGTTATCCACTCGATGGCAGTTGGAAATACCAATTTGGTTAGCAGCAAGGCGAGcgatttaattatttttatttgagttAATTCTGCTTGTCGGGTGAAAATCCTGGCGTGACCAACCTTAGCGTTTCAAACACACTATACGCTGTCGAAACCCCGAGAACACTGATGCTGACCAAGTTGCTTAGCCCAGAAAGCGACCCCAAGATCCaacgcacacgcacactgccactgccactcgGGGGAAATCGGaaaaactcacacacacacatggggCACACACCAACGCGGTATTGAATAATTTCTCGCCTCAAAAATTTCCcattaataaatgtatatacatcgctatatatgtatgtatgtggaAAAGTGCTTTCGCAACTTTGCTCGGCGATCTCGAAAATTTCCCCAAAAGCTGCTTTGCTCGATTTTCTCTCTTTCGCTGCATTCTCGTGAAATTTATGCGCTTTTCTTTCTGCTTCTTTAAtctaaattcaatttattttttgctcaCAGCACTCTCGCCttctgtgtatgtgtgtgtgtgtgtgtatccgTCAGATACACGGCCAAAAATAGCCACAAGCAGCAAGAGCAAAAGTCCAACAAGATGAAAATCTATTTTCGCTCGGTAAAAAATATTGAGaaatatttggaattttgATCGGCCAGCGTTTTCCTACCATTCTTTCGCTTTCGAAAGTCTCGAATGCAAGGCAATTGATCTGATTCTTTTTTGTGTTAATTGTCCTTGTCAGTGGAATTGCTAGAAGCAaacttttatttgctttaattCAAGACTTTAATCTgtagtttattgttttattatccATCATCCAGTTAaacaacaagtttttttttttaaattttaatttaatttaatttgttttaaacttCAAACAATGGAATTCTATATTTAGATCGACAAATCAAGATGAATCCATTCAGCAATTCATCTCAAATTCCAgttgcattttctttttctcctTTCAACTTTTCTGGGACGTAACATTTCCTTTGatgttattaatattattattgttcaAGCACCTTCCACGTAATTTCCTTCAGTTTCTGCATTGGTGACTTTTAAGTAAATGCACAAACGACATTTTACATTTCCCAATTGATTTATAGCACttttaaaatcttaaaaaGCCTGGAAATATctaatttttgaaatttgataGCTGTTTTGTTTGTAACAATAACTTAAAATAGAACACTTGTTGATCTTGCAAAATTCTAAACTAGACGTGCACAAGAACACCTAACGATTccagcatttaaattttcaagttCCGAAATATAAAATTCTATAAAATTCTATTTAGCCATTTTACCTTTTTTATTCAGGTGACTCcaaagaatttttaaaattgtgtcAAAATCCAATgacatataataaaataaaaatttcatgtTTTCCATATATTTAAGCATGATTTGAGTTCGGTTTCAATATTGATTACTAATAGGTACACAATTCTCTGGCAGTTTGAGTCCATATAGGCACTTTATCTCgtttgcatttgatttatgaCACGATCAGTGCACGAATAATAATAGCCATGGccatattttcaatattttgtcACTTGTGGTAGTACTAATTGTGGTAGAGTATCGTATTTGTTGGGCACAACCCACCGtttgaataaaaaatgcagaaatgtTGTTATATGCAAAAGAATGGTTTCAGTTTATTGATCGTAAAAATATTGAGtggtaaataaaaatacatacattgttatatttgttttgcatgCTTCATAGAATTACAAAAGCTATGAAAAGtgtgtaaatttaatttatacgTCTTCGTTAATATATTCTATTCATATACTTCTTATTCTTGCTCTTTAATCATATACAAAGGCCATAGAAATTTTGTAGATACACTTCGCCAACTGCCGTGAACTAAAAGCAACAGAAAGCTAAGGGAAATTGACTCTGGCTTAAGCGATtctgagttttttttttattaaaaagatgGTGATTAACGATATTGAGTGGTGGGCTTTCTGgagttttgtatttaaaatattacacATACTTTTCGAGCTGGAATGTGGTTTCATGGAAAATGGCAGCGTTTGTTCGTTACACAACTCTCTTTAACTTTAGGCTCCATATAAATTGCATAAGTTATTGCTAAAAATGTACTTTATTGTAACCCTCTCGCGCTTATGTAAGAAAGTTGGCTTTGGAATGCTTAGGCGAAGAAGTGTAatgctaaaaataatttgtaaatcGGACGTCGAATGCCTTCGGACTCCATTTGTTCTTCATTTCCATAGTTGTTCcggctgcagttgctgttcTACTCCTCCTCAAGAAGCAGGTGGGTATCATCCCACCTAGTAGTTGTTGAGATCGGCGTACTCCAGTTCCTGGGCGATGGTTTTGTACTTTTCCTTACCTTTGCTCACCTCGTCTGCAGCAGGTGGAATAAATAAACGAAGTTTATGGGGATTTAGATTTTCAGTTGGCTGCTTTATTGCTTAGAGTTTGgatacaaataataaataaaaacgtttgaGTCAAACAAATACACAATTGTTTCGATGCTTCCTCCAATTGGTCCGCAGTCAAAATCAATCTACAAGCTACTCATCTACGAAGcacacaaatcaaaaatgcaaaagtgCAGGCTACTATCTAGATATAAAGATACGAGTACAGTGAGTACAGTGCGCCCACGACTATGCTACAGTAAAAACAATCGAAAGGTGTGCCGCCACAACATGAAGTAGGTGTGCGGATCGATTTTGGTGTGGGTGCGAGGGGCCGTCAAGGTCGCGTCGCTTATTCCTTGAGGATGAGCTCGACGAAGGCGGTGTCGAGATCGTCTCCGATGTCCTTGTAGCGCTCCTTCTCCAGGACCAGGTCGTCTGTTCGAGTTGGTGTGTGTGAAATCATAAAAGAACGCAAGAGTAAGGAAcggaaattaataaaaacgcATAAGAAATCATTAGGATTACACTTAAGACCTGACACAAACTAGGACCTTCACACGAAAACTTATAATCTGGACAATAACCGATGATAGTTACCTCTGTTCgggcaaaataaataaaaagccagCGGTCGAGTTCGCAAAATCGGCGAGGTTGTGTTCTGCTAGCTGTTAGgttaaagtaaataaaaaaggtagcaagGTAGCAGGAACGGAAAATAAAAGCAGCATTTCGTTTTTATAATGCTTTGGCTAACTGAAtgtttaattcaatttcgttttgcgttatttcaaaaataaaaaacgtgCTCTTAACTAGGTTTTTAAAGGCAGGGCAGCATGTGGTAGCAGTGGTTTTCTCTTTCGGTGAAGTGCAGCAGCGATTTCTGGCGCGGATGTGGCGATGTGTGCTGGTCTCAAGCTGGAGGTGCCTCGCCTTCGGCAGCAGCGGGAGCCGCTTCGGCGGGCGCGGCCTCAGCTGGAGGAGCTTCGGCGGCGGGGGCTTCGGCAGCAGGGGCTTCAGCTGGAGCGGCCTCGGCAGCTGGAGCCGctgcatcagcatcagctGGAGCTGCGGCACCCtctgctggaggagcagcgCCCTCAGCTGGTGGAGCAGCACCGTCAGCTGGAGGAGCCGCACCctcagcaggagcagctgcaccCTCAGCTGCAAGAGCAGCACCCTCAGCTGGCGGAGCAGCGCCTTCAGCTGGTGGAGCAGCACCCTCTGCCGCCGGAGCAGCCTCTCCCTCAGCGACTGGCACTGGCTCTGGCTCGGATCCGGGTGGTGGTGGCTCGTAGTTCTTGACATAGGGCACCTCGGCACCCTCTGGGGGCAGATCGATGGAGTACTCGaatggcggtggtggtggtggtggaggagtGGGCTCCTTGGGCGGAGTGGGTTCCTTTGGCGGTGCCTTTTCCTCGCCGGGTGCAGCGGGTGCACCATCTGCTCCGGGTTCGCCTGCAgcggctgctgcttctgcGGCTTCCGCTTCTGCAGCTGCGGCGGCTTCGGCTGCCGCTCGTGCCTCCTCCATGGCGGCCAGTTCCTCTGGCGTGGGTGTTGGGAGCTTGGGGGTCGGCGGCTTGGGGTTGCGCGGATTCCAGAACGGCTCCAGACCCTTAATGAGGTCCACGAAGGCCTCGTCCAAGCTGTCGCCAATCATGCAATAGCGCTCTTTTTCAACGATTAGGTCGTCTGGTTATGGCGATCAGGATCGGTATGCGAAGATGTTTGTGAGAAAAGCAATACAAGCGATGGTGACGGGGgatagagtatagagtatagagagaaatcaaataaaaagtgaaacgGAATAGAAGCGTAAATTGAGAAGTAAACTGAATAATCTTGGGCGGGAAACAGTGGGATTCGATGGCTgggaggaggagcaggcgAAAGGGCTCACAAACCGCGAAACACCAAAATGACATTCCCATGGAAGATGAACACTTCAAATTATATACATTGTAGCTTATTTACATTGTCGGATTATCAACTATTATTCTTGGGGGTTTAGGGACTTGAATAGTTAGTTAGTGAGAAGGAAAACACTTTGGCCAGTTCTTGAACGCCGAGATCCTTCTAGAGATCCTTGCATCTATTTTCACTGATCGCAATAAAACATGTTTGGGGTTTCTAAGCAGGAGGCGCCTCAGCGGCGGGAGCCACTTCGGCAGGTGGTGCTGGTGGGGCTTCGCCCTCAGCTGGTGCcggagcagctgcaggagcagccTCTCCCTCAGCCGGCGGTGCTGGTGGCGGTGCGGCGGCGGCTTCGCCCTCTGCAGCCGGTGCTGGTGGAGCAGCTTCAC from Drosophila santomea strain STO CAGO 1482 chromosome 3R, Prin_Dsan_1.1, whole genome shotgun sequence includes:
- the LOC120451475 gene encoding tropomyosin-1, isoforms 33/34 isoform X14 — encoded protein: MDAIKKKMQAMKVDKDGALERALVCEQEARDANTRAEKAEEEARQLQKKIQTVENELDQTQEALTLVTGKLEEKNKALQNAESEVAALNRRIQLLEEDLERSEERLGSATAKLSEASQAADESERIRKALENRTNMEDDKVALLENQLAQAKLIAEEADKKYEEVARKLVLMEQDLERSEEKVELSESKIVELEEELRVVGNNLKSLEVSEEKANQREEEYKNQIKTLNTRLKEAEARAEFAERSVQKLQKEVDRLEDDLIVEKERYCMIGDSLDEAFVDLIKGLEPFWNPRNPKPPTPKLPTPTPEELAAMEEARAAAEAAAAAEAEAAEAAAAAGEPGADGAPAAPGEEKAPPKEPTPPKEPTPPPPPPPPFEYSIDLPPEGAEVPYVKNYEPPPPGSEPEPVPVAEGEAAPAAEGAAPPAEGAAPPAEGAALAAEGAAAPAEGAAPPADGAAPPAEGAAPPAEGAAAPADADAAAPAAEAAPAEAPAAEAPAAEAPPAEAAPAEAAPAAAEGEAPPA
- the LOC120451475 gene encoding tropomyosin-1, isoforms 33/34 isoform X13, which codes for MDAIKKKMQAMKVDKDGALERALVCEQEARDANTRAEKAEEEARQLQKKIQTVENELDQTQEALTLVTGKLEEKNKALQNAESEVAALNRRIQLLEEDLERSEERLGSATAKLSEASQAADESERARKILENRALADEERMDALENQLKEARFLAEEADKKYDEVARKLAMVEADLERAEERAEQGENKIVELEEELRVVGNNLKSLEVSEEKANQREEEYKNQIKTLNTRLKEAEARAEFAERSVQKLQKEVDRLEDDLIVEKERYCMIGDSLDEAFVDLIKGLEPFWNPRNPKPPTPKLPTPTPEELAAMEEARAAAEAAAAAEAEAAEAAAAAGEPGADGAPAAPGEEKAPPKEPTPPKEPTPPPPPPPPFEYSIDLPPEGAEVPYVKNYEPPPPGSEPEPVPVAEGEAAPAAEGAAPPAEGAAPPAEGAALAAEGAAAPAEGAAPPADGAAPPAEGAAPPAEGAAAPADADAAAPAAEAAPAEAPAAEAPAAEAPPAEAAPAEAAPAAAEGEAPPA
- the LOC120451475 gene encoding tropomyosin-1, isoforms 33/34 isoform X18; protein product: MTTSIPQGTLLDVLKKKMRQTKEEMEKYKDECEEFHKRLQLEVVRREEAESEVAALNRRIQLLEEDLERSEERLGSATAKLSEASQAADESERIRKALENRTNMEDDKVALLENQLAQAKLIAEEADKKYEEVARKLVLMEQDLERSEEKVELSESKIVELEEELRVVGNNLKSLEVSEEKANQREEEYKNQIKTLNTRLKEAEARAEFAERSVQKLQKEVDRLEDDLIVEKERYCMIGDSLDEAFVDLIKGLEPFWNPRNPKPPTPKLPTPTPEELAAMEEARAAAEAAAAAEAEAAEAAAAAGEPGADGAPAAPGEEKAPPKEPTPPKEPTPPPPPPPPFEYSIDLPPEGAEVPYVKNYEPPPPGSEPEPVPVAEGEAAPAAEGAAPPAEGAAPPAEGAALAAEGAAAPAEGAAPPADGAAPPAEGAAPPAEGAAAPADADAAAPAAEAAPAEAPAAEAPAAEAPPAEAAPAEAAPAAAEGEAPPA
- the LOC120451475 gene encoding tropomyosin-1, isoforms 33/34 isoform X15; the protein is MDAIKKKMQAMKVDKDGALERALVCEQEARDANTRAEKAEEEARQLQKKIQTVENELDQTQEALTLVTGKLEEKNKALQNAESEVAALNRRIQLLEEDLERSEERLGSATAKLSEASQAADESERIRKALENRTNMEDDKVALLENQLAQAKLIAEEADKKYEEVARKLVLMEQDLERSEEKVELSESKIVELEEELRVVGNNLKSLEVSEEKATQKEETFETQIKVLDHSLKEAEARAEFAERSVQKLQKEVDRLEDDLIVEKERYCMIGDSLDEAFVDLIKGLEPFWNPRNPKPPTPKLPTPTPEELAAMEEARAAAEAAAAAEAEAAEAAAAAGEPGADGAPAAPGEEKAPPKEPTPPKEPTPPPPPPPPFEYSIDLPPEGAEVPYVKNYEPPPPGSEPEPVPVAEGEAAPAAEGAAPPAEGAAPPAEGAALAAEGAAAPAEGAAPPADGAAPPAEGAAPPAEGAAAPADADAAAPAAEAAPAEAPAAEAPAAEAPPAEAAPAEAAPAAAEGEAPPA
- the LOC120451475 gene encoding tropomyosin-1, isoforms 33/34 isoform X17; protein product: MTTSIPQGTLLDVLKKKMRQTKEEMEKYKDECEEFHKRLQLEVVRREEAESEVAALNRRIQLLEEDLERSEERLGSATAKLSEASQAADESERARKILENRALADEERMDALENQLKEARFLAEEADKKYDEVARKLAMVEADLERAEERAEQGENKIVELEEELRVVGNNLKSLEVSEEKANQREEEYKNQIKTLNTRLKEAEARAEFAERSVQKLQKEVDRLEDDLIVEKERYCMIGDSLDEAFVDLIKGLEPFWNPRNPKPPTPKLPTPTPEELAAMEEARAAAEAAAAAEAEAAEAAAAAGEPGADGAPAAPGEEKAPPKEPTPPKEPTPPPPPPPPFEYSIDLPPEGAEVPYVKNYEPPPPGSEPEPVPVAEGEAAPAAEGAAPPAEGAAPPAEGAALAAEGAAAPAEGAAPPADGAAPPAEGAAPPAEGAAAPADADAAAPAAEAAPAEAPAAEAPAAEAPPAEAAPAEAAPAAAEGEAPPA